Proteins co-encoded in one Perca flavescens isolate YP-PL-M2 chromosome 11, PFLA_1.0, whole genome shotgun sequence genomic window:
- the ybey gene encoding endoribonuclease YbeY: MGVVLRNLQKVVPLRRARLRKDVDTLRHILGIHKFDLGIVCVDNNRIQQINNMYRKKNVPTDVLSFPFYEDLRPGKLPSPLHRDELNLGDIFLGVEFVMKQCKEEALDLHGTLTVVTAHGICHLLGYRHETEEEWTEMLQREHYILSEYNRLTGRHLEPLMKRCSQER; this comes from the exons ATGGGAGTAGTGCTGCGGAATCTCCAAAAGGTGGTGCCTCTTCGCCGTGCCAGACTGCGCAAGGATGTTGATACACTGAGACACATACTGGGCATCCACAAATTTGACCTGGGCATCGTTTGCGTGGATAACAACAGGATTCAGCAAATTAATAACATgtacagaaagaaaaatgtgCCAACTGATGTCCTCTCATTTCCATTCTACGAG GACCTGAGGCCAGGTAAACTGCCTTCCCCCCTTCACAGGGATGAGCTGAACCTTGGGGACATTTTCTTGGGTGTCGAGTTTGTGATGAAGCAGTGTAAGGAGGAAGCCCTAGATCTGCATGGAACCCTCACT GTTGTCACTGCACACGGTATCTGTCACCTGTTGGGCTACAGACATGAGACGGAGGAAGAGTGGACTGAG ATGCTGCAGAGGGAACATTACATTTTAAGTGAGTACAACAGACTCACAGGGAGACATCTGGAGCCACTGATGAAGAGATGCAGTCAGGAAAGGTGA
- the mcm3ap gene encoding LOW QUALITY PROTEIN: germinal-center associated nuclear protein (The sequence of the model RefSeq protein was modified relative to this genomic sequence to represent the inferred CDS: inserted 2 bases in 1 codon), whose product MNPSNPFGSPQGGAFQAPSNTVKTGLFQSFGQQNPSNQPQTMGXFFPPSAFGQPSVLNQPSPHGNTVFGQTPAFGQSSAQTPSLPTISQAPAFGQTSVGMSSSGFGNGAAPAFGQTSGPNQSSVFAQTTSFGQTSAFGQAPGFGQQPPGFGQQPPGFSNTHMDSGSTTALGQPQPLGFGQSVFGQPSSTSVTTSVFGTAPSATPSRGFASPKYSFKPANEAVFKPIFSASPEPANPQTNAMSGSPFGSSGSQTSSSTMGGSISITTTTGSSLPTGAQSGQLGFSFSQPASAPSISAQDNPLTTGNRSTSYNTPQFTFSQPAAPSSSSPKVPTTQPTTPSSFRFSAKALQPQTKPLFGGTSCGQPSVFVDTRAKAETSTEEKRSNLEGLGDPNIFRRLSKGTKRKEDPTVGSTGPEKHAVGEEEEEEEDVPAEADSPRHPSKRPLMRSRGPPVGLFGRALSGIRRDVSKPVRREAAKETQQQAPKWEETEREDIQAQGDDLPTTTPPTVQALTRDVLEKAEESDSAKSPDSNLDITTPVRCARRRESSESLSGMSPTDCTIIRCMNVPPAYNRKEVIEKHFSRFGKVRRVFCRTGKNMVIVHFDDHASAAKAKKKGKLLHRHELTLLWQRKKQSPGDKGSRPAAAKEEGESQEDTESKAAFSPLRKPAHRSSAVPSMMAVSRSSPAKKSSSAKSLQFDTEAQRESSTEAQSSECPVPSSLLHLIGQMAETAEDKFRLLEQRDKILRQGRPKRTDLNLSKVFVGTCPDMCPEKERYMRETRKQLSIFEILPDTEMVDHSAAIKEYSRSSADQEEPLPHELRPLPVLSMTMDYLVTQIMDQGHDNYRDWYDFVWNRTRGIRKDIIQQHLCCPYTVSLIEKCTRFHVHCAHHLCEEHMSAFDAKINNENMTKCLQSLKEMYQDLATRQVFCPLEAEFRQYSVLLKLNDGDILREVQQFRDEVRNSPEVKFAVHAFTAVNSNNFVRFFKLVKGASYLASCLLHRYFNQVRAKALKTLNLAHTVGPRSTAFPVEDIVRMLMFRNTDEGIDFIQQYGLTVNDGVVELSRVAYQEPELPLSQKKSDVILAKKTVLIGQVVHGGPLPSLPQHIPVCCFDSQNRFRGEGPLAEPTPSQFKGITAKVEVKAPPSVELLSQIVPDMPAVFRLPPAVLDEKGEPSEPCPSTAHPADAQQLFQPISQPQPVKPPSPPPKPRPAYSNEDIMAELDCVIEEVLEVAVRQVADAGASYATAALAESSVQADSLVSEVLGQMLQEMSSTEIKLEQERIAEEKRKLEEARRRQEHEAFLVQYSFSLCTELMYEVLSETIKETATSEIQQAENEKANRVAKCTEQVCTSLVEETLNADIALLVEEILEAELQRIHKYIKRWRDVVAVRRQLKRQMRGFPAAPCCVDPRFKLKALAPSAPAQPCIADLARGLVNLGNAGTLALSSTRLLRVRQEAIHQMRVHYYYQQLLDETVWAPLDLPAFVTENIPNPPDRIFWKAVLLLPSDHESEASLADRILSDWLEVKLGGGKDSEVREEQLDGTLQTLYVTNTLQDNGQRTHKVHISIKASRGPLTEDGLSKTEGSGELQGTGALIMLLPAMPVIIEPGHDEQDLQLLSALLQLKQLQQASTWHRPLPLAILVPGPKCGTGDTQQLQEALMLHTLVQEGLISEFTFFFIPETTSDIQGSQQLSQATRWLLARAPPPFPLSCQTLVQLVEASLSHEFSPRVYAHRQERAAACLPPEDPGPVIKLYNAVLAHIADKVSSQDLSRLSWPPGEFCLPDTRDFVPHLGWNSAQHLAWLRQAILSLQLPQWEQLSATDSWSELCSSIFRYAAQIPVSRRSQPLLMSRLENLLERVRLKGRRTRNPRSKVTVTHWDDGEEMVGPAFSQIPWDDVLVICIDHKLKDWLIPGPPVCEDAVTDDGEILVYLPTESLKGFQPPEEWTQTIRRTHREKQQEREGAAAAACAMPSSPSLRQRLFHSVVEPLEAPTAPLDITHTPTAQELLAHNVLRSLEKEKAESKRSMEQLQRWLDGDPLDHLSTSLFIPSSTLLSMPSTTIMHTPTAQTRDAPLTQEPEPNDLMDQADWPKAPPVSMALRLKELEQQILASHEEELACRLRLSSLLSIVDD is encoded by the exons ATGAATCCATCCAATCCGTTTGGCAGTCCACAAGGTGGAGCTTTCCAAGCCCCAAGCAACACTGTGAAGACTGGTTTGTTCCAGTCATTTGGACAACAAAATCCTAGCAATCAGCCCCAAACTATGGG TTTTTTTCCACCATCAGCGTTTGGACAACCATCTGTCTTAAATCAGCCCTCGCCTCATGGAAATACCGTTTTCGGACAGACCCCTGCCTTTGGACAGTCGTCAGCACAGACCCCCTCGCTGCCAACAATAAGCCAAGCTCCAGCATTTGGACAGACATCAGTAGGAATGAGTAGCTCAGGCTTTGGTAATGGCGCTGCACCAGCTTTTGGACAGACTAGTGGACCGAATCAGAGTTCAGTCTTTGCCCAGACGACTTCATTTGGGCAGACGTCTGCCTTTGGGCAGGCTCCAGGATTTGGTCAGCAACCCCCTGGGTTTGGCCAACAGCCCCCTGGGTTTTCAAACACCCATATGGATTCTGGCTCTACCACTGCCTTAGGGCAACCTCAGCCACTGGGTTTTGGACAGTCTGTGTTTGGACAGCCGTCCTCTACCAGTGTCACCACCAGTGTATTTGGCACAGCTCCGAGTGCGACCCCGAGCAGAGGCTTCGCATCACCCAAATACAGTTTCAAGCCGGCCAATGAGGCAGTGTTCAAACCCATCTTCAGTGCTAGCCCTGAGCCTGCTAACCCTCAAACTAATGCAATGTCAGGCTCACCTTTTGGCAGCAGTGGGTCCCAGACAAGCTCCAGCACCATGGGCGGCAGCATTagcatcaccaccaccactggCTCCTCTCTGCCCACTGGGGCTCAGTCTGGCCAGCTGGGCTTCAGCTTCTCACAGCCAGCTTCAGCTCCCTCTATCTCTGCTCAGGACAATCCACTAACAACCGGCAATAGGAGCACTTCTTACAACACGCCGCAGTTCACATTTTCTCAGCCAGCTGCACCCTCCAGCTCCAGCCCTAAGGTACCAACCACCCAGCCCACCACCCCATCGTCTTTTAGGTTTTCAGCCAAAGCCCTCCAGCCCCAGACAAAACCACTTTTTGGAGGAACCAGTTGTGGTCAGCCCTCAGTTTTTGTTGACACCAGAGCTAAAGCAGAGACTAGTACAGAGGAGAAAAGAAGCAACCTTGAGGGACTAGGAGACCCAAATATATTTCGGCGACTTAGCAAAGGCACCAAGCGCAAGGAGGATCCAACAGTCGGCAGCACTGGCCCAGAGAAGCATGCcgtaggagaggaggaggaggaggaggaggatgttccAGCAGAAGCAGATTCACCAAGACACCCTTCAAAGAGGCCCCTAATGAGGTCCCGCGGCCCACCAGTAGGCTTATTTGGTAGGGCATTAAGTGGTATTCGTAGAGATGTCTCTAAACCAGTGAGGCGAGAGGCTGCAAAGGAGACTCAGCAACAAGCGCCGAAgtgggaggagacagagagggaagacatCCAAGCCCAGGGTGACGACCTACCTACAACTACACCACCCACAGTGCAAGCTCTGACTAGGGATGTCCTAGAAAAAGCTGAAGAGTCAG ACTCCGCAAAATCCCCTGACTCAAACCTTGACATCACAACCCCTGTGAGATGTGCCAGACGCAGGGAGAGCTCGGAGAGCCTGAGCGGCATGTCTCCCACCGACTGCACCATCATCCGGTGCATGAATGTGCCTCCAGCCTACAACAGGAAGGAAGTGATCGAGAAGCACTTTAGTCGTTTTGGCAAAGTCCGTAGAGTCTTCTGCCGGACTGGCAAGAACATGGTCATAGTACACTTTGATGATCAT GCATCAGCGGCAAAGGCAAAGAAGAAAGGCAAACTCCTGCATAGACACGAACTCACTCTCTTGTGgcagagaaagaagcaga GTCCCGGGGACAAAGGGAGCAGACCTGCCGCAGcaaaggaggagggagaaagtcAGGAGGACACAGAGTCCAAGGCTGCTTTCTCACCACTCAGAAAACCTGCACACAGAAGTTCTGCAGTCCCCAGCATGATGGCCGTCAGCCGCAG TTCCCCGGCGAAGAAGTCGTCCTCAGCCAAGTCTCTGCAGTTTGACACTGAAGcccagagagagagcagcacagAGGCCCAGAGCTCCGAGTGCCCagtcccctcctccctcctccacctcatTGGCCAGATGGCTGAGACCGCCGAGGACAAGTTCCGCCTCCTGGAGCAGAGAGACAAGATCCTGCGTCAAG GTCGGCCCAAGAGGACGGACCTGAACCTGTCGAAGGTGTTTGTGGGGACGTGTCCTGACATGTGTCCAGAGAAGGAGCGGTACATGAGGGAAACCCGGAAACAGCTGAGCATATTCGAGATCCTCCCGGATACGGAGATG GTGGACCACTCTGCAGCCATCAAGGAGTACAGCCGCTCATCAGCCGACCAGGAAGAGCCCCTGCCCCATGAGTTGCGACCCCTGCCTGTGCTCAGTATGACCATGGACTATCTGGTGACTCAGATCATGGACCAGGGCCATGACAACTACCGGGACTGGTATGACTTTGTCTGGAACAGGACCCGCGGCATTCGCAAG GACATTATCCAGCAGCACTTGTGCTGCCCATACACGGTGTCGCTGATTGAGAAGTGCACACGCTTCCACGTACACTGCGCTCACCACCTCTGCGAGGAGCACATGTCGGCTTTTGACGCCAAGATCAACAACGAGAACATGACAAAGTGCCTGCAGAGTCTCAAAGAAATGTACCAGGACCTGGCCACGCGTCAGGTCTTCTGTCCCCTAGAGGCCGAGTTCCGCCAGTACAGCGTGCTGCTGAAGCTCAACGACGGCGACATCCTGCG TGAAGTGCAACAATTCCGCGACGAGGTGCGCAATTCCCCTGAGGTGAAGTTTGCCGTGCACGCATTCACTGCAGTCAACAGCAACAACTTTGTGCGCTTCTTCAAGCTGGTGAAAGGAGCTTCCTACCTCGCTAGTTGCCTCCTACACAGATACTTCAATCAG gTCAGAGCTAAGGCCTTGAAGACCTTGAACTTGGCCCACACGGTGGGTCCACGGTCGACTGCGTTTCCAGTTGAGGACATAGTTCGGATGTTAATGTTCCGCAACACTGATGAGGGAATTGACTTCATCCAGCAGTACGGCCTGACTGTCAACGATGG TGTGGTAGAGCTGAGTCGGGTAGCCTATCAGGAGCCAGAGCTGCCTCTGTCCCAGAAGAAGTCAGACGTCATCCTCGCAAAGAAAACTGTGTTGATTGGACAGGTGGTGCACGGAGGCCCCCTCCCCAGCCTTCCGCAGCACATCCCCGTCTGCTGCTTTGACTCCCAGAACAGATTCCGTGGAGAAGGCCCTCTGGCTGAGCCCACTCCAAGCCAATTTAAAG GAATCACTGCCAAGGTGGAGGTGAAGGCACCACCCAGCGTTGAGTTGCTGTCGCAGATCGTTCCAGACATGCCCGCTGTGTTCAGGCTGCCTCCAGCCGTTCTAGACGAGAAGGGAGAGCCCAGTGAACCGTGTCCCAGCACGGCCCACCCAGCAGATGCCCAGCAGTTGTTCCAGCCCATATctcaacctcagcctgtcaaaCCGCCATCACCTCCACCCAAACCTCGGCCGGCGTACAGCAATGAG GACATAATGGCTGAACTGGACTGTGTGATTGAAGAGGTGTTGGAAGTAGCAGTGAGGCAGGTAGCAGACGCTGGTGCCAGCTATGCCACCGCAGCGCTTGC GGAGAGCAGTGTGCAGGCAGACTCTCTGGTGAGTGAGGTGCTGGGACAGATGCTGCAGGAGATGTCCTCCACCGAGATAAAGCTGGAGCAGGAGCGCATTGCTGAAGAGAAACGCAAGCTTGAAGAAGCCAG GAGGAGGCAGGAGCACGAGGCCTTCCTGGTTCAGTACAGCTTCTCTCTCTGCACAGAACTCATGTACGAAGTTTTAAGTGAGACCATCAAGGAGACGGCAACCTCTGAGATCCA ACAAGCAGAGAATGAGAAAGCAAACCGTGTAGCTAAATGCACAGAGCAGGTCTGTACCAGTCTAGTTGAGGAGACTTTGAATGCAGACATTGCTCTGTTGGTTGAAGAAATTCTTGAAGCCGAGCTGCAGCGCATCCACAAATACATCAAAAG GTGGCGTGATGTGGTGGCAGTGCGTCGGCAGCTGAAGAGACAGATGAGAGGTTTCCCTGCAGCTCCCTGCTGCGTGGACCCTCGATTCAAACTGAAGGCGCTGGCTCCCAGCGCCCCTGCACAGCCCTGCATAGCAGATCTGGCCCGGGGTCTGGTCAACTTGGGAAACGCCGGCACGCTGGCCCTCTCCAGCACCAG GTTGTTGAGAGTGAGACAAGAAGCGATCCACCAGATGAGAGTTCACTACTACTATCAGCAGCTGCTCGA TGAGACAGTGTGGGCGCCACTCGACCTGCCAGCATTTGTGACAGAAAATATCCCCAACCCACCGGACCGAATCTTCTGGAAAGCTGTTCTCCTCCTACCGAGTGACCACGAGAGTGAAGCCAGCCTGGCAGACAG GATCCTGTCAGACTGGCTGGAGGTGAAGCTTGGTGGCGGTAAGGACTCAGAGGTGAGGGAGGAGCAGCTAGATGGCACGCTGCAGACCCTCTATGTCACCAACACACTGCAGGATAATGGACAACGCACTCACAAAGTTCACATCAGCATCAAG GCGTCCCGAGGCCCTCTGACCGAAGACGGCCTGTCCAAAACCGAGGGGAGCGGTGAGCTCCAGGGGACGGGAGCCCTTATAATGTTGCTCCCCGCGATGCCCGTCATCATCGAGCCCGGGCACGACGAGCAGGATCTACAACTGCTGTCAGCCCTGCTTCAGCTCAAACAGCTACAGCAAGCCAGCACCTGGCACCGCCCGCTGCCTCTGGCCATTCTGGTGCCAGGGCCCAAGTGTGGCACTGGGGATACACAGCAACTCCAAGAAG CCCTGATGCTGCACACACTGGTCCAGGAAGGCCTGATATCGGAGTTCACATTCTTCTTCATACCAGAGACCACAAGTGATATACAGGGATCCCAACAG CTGAGCCAGGCTACACGTTGGCTGCTGGCCCGTGCTCCCCCACCCTTCCCACTCTCCTGTCAGACCCTGGTGCAGCTCGTAGAGGCCAGTTTGAGCCATGAGTTCAGTCCCAGAGTTTACGCCCATCGGCAGGAGCGggctgctgcatgtcttcctcccGAGGACCCTGGGCCCGTCATCAAGCTGTACAACGCTGTCCTGGCTCACATTGCTGACAAAGTGTCGTCCCAGGATCTCAGCAGACTCTCGTGGCCGCCAGGCGAGTTCTGCCTGCCTGATACTCGTGACTTTGTCCCTCATTTGGGCTGGAACTCTGCCCAACACCTGGCCTGGTTACGCCAAGCCATCCTCAGCCTGCAGCTGCCACAGTGGGAGCAGCTCTCTGCTACAG aCTCGTGGTCGGAGCTCTGCTCCTCTATCTTTCGCTATGCTGCTCAGATCCCAGTCTCACGCCGCAGTCAGCCTCTGCTAATGTCACGGCTGGAAAACCTTCTGGAAAGGGTCAGGCTAAAGGGTCGCCGTACCCGAAACCCCAGATCCAAGGTAACCGTGACTCACTGGGACGACGGAGAGGAGATGGTGGGTCCAGCCTTCAGTCAGATTCCTTGGGACGACGTGTTGGTGATTTGCATAGACCACAAGCTGAAAGACTGGCTGATCCCAGGACCACCTGTCTGTGAAG aTGCGGTTACCGATGATGGGGAGATCCTGGTTTACCTCCCCACAGAGTCATTAAAGGGTTTCCAGCCTCCAGAGGAGTGGACCCAGACCATCAGACGAACCCACAGAGAGAAGCAGCAAGAGAGGGAAGG GGCGGCCGCGGCTGCTTGTGCCATGCCCAGCAGTCCATCCCTCAGACAGAGGTTGTTCCACAGTGTGGTGGAGCCTCTCGAGGCCCCGACAGCCCCGCTGGACATCACGCACACTCCCACAGCACAAGAGCTACTGGCCCACAACGTCCTCCGGAGCTTAGAGAAAGAGAAGGCTGAAAGCAAAAG GAGCATGGAGCAGCTTCAGCGTTGGCTGGATGGGGACCCCTTGGACCACTTGTCCACATCGCTTTTTATTCCATCGTCCACTCTGTTGTCCATGCCCAGCACCACCATAATGCATACACCCACAGCCCAGACTCGAGATGCCCCTCTCACACAG GAGCCAGAGCCTAATGATCTGATGGACCAAGCAGACTGGCCTAAAGCTCCGCCTGTATCTATGGCATTGCGATTGAAGGAACTCGAGCAACAGATCTTGGCAAGCCATGAGGAGGAGCTGGCCTGCAGACTGAGGCTGAGTAGTCTGCTGAGCATTGTTGATGATTGA